From a region of the Balaenoptera musculus isolate JJ_BM4_2016_0621 chromosome 15, mBalMus1.pri.v3, whole genome shotgun sequence genome:
- the LOC118881595 gene encoding c-Myc-binding protein-like, which translates to MALHKTAEEPATVSSPCYATAAITVAHYKSANLKGEQFQGYLEKSGVLDTLTKVLVALYEEPEKPNSALDFLKHHLGAATPENPEIELLRLELAEMKETYEAIVEENKKMKTKEKLAQYEPPQEEKRAE; encoded by the exons GCCAGCCACGGTCTCCAGCCCCTGCTACGCCACTGCCGCCATCACTGTGGCCCATTACAAATCCGCCAACTTGAAGGGCGAGCAGTTCCAGGGGTACTTGGAGAAGTCAGGGGTGCTGGACACGCTGACCAAGGTTTTAGTAGCCTTATATGAAGAACCAGAGAAACCTAATAGTGCTTtggattttttaaagcatcactTAGGAGCTGCTACaccagaaaatccagaaatagagcTGCTTCGCCTAGAATtggcagaaatgaaagagacataTGAAGCtattgtagaagaaaataaaaaaatgaaaacaaaggagaaa CTTGCTCAGTATGAACCACCTCAGGAGGAGAAGCGTGCTGAATAG